Proteins from a genomic interval of Pseudophryne corroboree isolate aPseCor3 chromosome 4, aPseCor3.hap2, whole genome shotgun sequence:
- the LOC134911396 gene encoding uncharacterized protein LOC134911396 — protein MQVVADVQEGQNPSTVQRVHTLASEITSRQDTYTNVVGGRLNNIERTMEKMSNSLLEMQKALADSMATLLQVRMEDHRETMDVLHILTESMSRLVENTSCLAHSNTNMSESHRQSSSSQQLIATTLQMIYDKLPEPAHQHAGDPPFPPSQATRTPRTLPQLPSQYRQSQMYQGYTGMYPTHQMPPPPAATSTAAWAQRPSQRTTQPPRTSTPHQEEYQDPDRLPP, from the coding sequence atgcaagtggtggcagacgtccaggaagggcagaatccctcaactgttcagagggttcacaccctggcatcggagattacttcccgccaggatacgtACACAAATGTCGTTGGAGGCAGACTaaacaacattgagaggacaatggagaagatgtcaaacagtctgcttgaaatgcagaaggctcttgccgacagcatggCCACATTGCTACAGGTCAGAATGGAAGATCATAGGGAGACTATGGACGTCCTTCATATTCTGACCGAATCCATGAGCCGGCtcgtggagaacacatcatgcctggcacacagcaataccaacatgtcggagagccatcgacaatcctcatccagccaacagctcatcgcaacaacactgcagatgatctatgataagctcccagaaccagctcatcaacacgctggtgatccaccatttccgccgtctcaagccacaaggacgcctcgtacccttcctcaactaccatcccagtacagacagtcacagatgtaccagggatatacagggatgtaccccacccaccagatgcctccaccaccggccgcaacatctacagccgcatgggcacagaggcccagtcaacgcactacccagcctcccaggacatcgacgCCCCACCAGGAGGAATaccaggatccggacagacttccaccataa